One genomic window of Paramormyrops kingsleyae isolate MSU_618 chromosome 20, PKINGS_0.4, whole genome shotgun sequence includes the following:
- the jmjd1cb gene encoding probable JmjC domain-containing histone demethylation protein 2C isoform X1, translating to MAVEARPELVGKRFLCVSGEELLELGEIGRWRWRAGVIRAVTHRDNDNTDLTVYVEFDDLEWEKREWIKVYEDFQIFLLEHQLVWATRKDGTQPQGTKAKHIQWPALAFRPLVGKAVLGSIAAVEFFADRQLDFLTDDDAYQLYQDDADSLNPVLRDNPQLHEEVKAWVKDQKVQEIFMQGPYSLNGYRVRVYRQDSATQWFTGIITHHDLFNRTMIVMNDQVLEPQNVDPSMVQMTFLDDVVHSLLKGENIGITSRRRSRSSQNSNTAHTAGGRPTGTTASTQGHYTRAQANSPRPVMSSSGPAPKQAAQQPPSSQQQQQPVQAQPQQPAQLQQQSQLPQQSPGQQRGSRSGRRKGSDSSVPDDDKLDGGGRDYCKNKSKPAVNKRRKPEEDDKKGGLKRLKADNVSDFSESSDSENSNKRAVDSSSEHGSESELKSKSTSKAAQEEEKSQGSKGAEELALMDPLSPWEKTRGDEKSSRSDAQPGAEGEWPAQSSLAQAPKLPASLGQSGSASETPGCIVEAKSTVRTLSKEHYGSQVPRTPKCVIDITEEGGAPPGSREGPGAAASPPALQKSEPHVSEPRHPPSKPSGPEGRKPESGQQGARVLGHLEVIRPVTSVSESAAVAEREKVQQYSSIVPCVKNACMAEDVKKAHKPSPSPEVHKPKCNPSPDVAKSKTQSAVETSKPKPNTSPEVARHKARHQDGPAPTAGRPASKVDLDVPRSSFKPVPMRGSQEATKSPLIIDKNEHFTIYRDPALVRPEADLTHLAFVPQHLHPLHASSHGTCLAAGAHHPSHLLSGAPIGAHPAVHHAHLLPSVLSGMSPASLLGGHPRLDSGPTASLGHLALAHHHPHQQQQFLQQQPPPPLLPQGPSGASYNQLGLYPIIWQYPNGTHTYPGLSLPPSKWVHPENAVSSEAGLRRNTSSPWLHQHTPVSSADGLGMLSHVPVRPASADPHRPVKINAHASPPLPKIAGDRHKEELEKKAFVESIRPIATLHLKPDPDRSRTPTSKDGQLQRLFAEPLPGPGKVQRSGPDAADRSSKYKEENRRILQESIEVAPFTAKIRSGEPERDTYPRVPTLPQPPTSKGHTVQPEKEAELAAAELYKFKHGTPQSAPPSTYFTTLSNSVVNEPPRLYPSKEMNPYFEKAAGRDLAGRDLAGRDLAGRDLAGRDLAGRDLAGRDLAGRDLAGRDLSTSGAFNSKSLSKPPPLIKHQPEGEGLAGKITEQLSQQVALHPLSTPTSERRSPAVPSSNPLRCMPALHRAPVFHPPTQQTVERKEPGYGRLSPPTLTPIQPVSSAGKLSEQQKPPTLLPEMRDVAAACKGASDTVSAEAWKASDPQGHEKPGWHPDKGAVKPVAATASVIVRPASCIKYDGSPLPKAKERPYAGKSQADCVILAECREPGRVILPNTNLEDSQFKKNFLRPPQGGFSGCAATAASPACSARADTAASGTTAASIPGRVALDAPSSIPTATGARTDFTGPKGPEQEGWSGSSAVAPPPSTGSTTQAGAGQAYPGNFVHLKKHKAALAAAQSRSSGATEGEPTSTKPLPCPAPIPQDSIPAGSTPSIASPLTNGQPAQLSQPNYHKLKKAWLTRHSEEDRNTNKVEKTGGATAAEMIKPCTVSLVASTSGDVDVDKEGKGQDERSMQEDRRTRRGSKRAYESASESADDSDESESKSEQRAKRQPKPTYKKKQNDLQKRKGDNEEEEVKPNGVFRSAREKTKLKLASSNGIPRSVLKDWRKVKKLKQTGESFLQDDSCSEIGPNLQKCRECRVVRSKKGEEPSHSPVFCRFYYFRRLSYSKNGVIRIDGFSSPDQYDEEAVSLWAPDMYEDNELDLETSKYILSYIGDKFCQLVMTENTAATWIKKDAKIAWKRAVRGVREMCDACEATLFNIHWVCQKCGFVVCLDCYRARERKSSKDKELYAWLKCVKGQPHDHKHLMPTQIIPGTVLTDLVNAMHTLREKYSIKAHCACVAKQSSLLAKLPSTNGVSQVLQNVLNHSNKISLCKPDIQQQGAPQRVEANGSGGSPGSECGADSKLSPPESQSPLHFLADLAEQKSREEKKENKESPLGKAVKEEKEHCEGLVTNSTEQGSTLRDLLTTTAGKLRLGSTDAGIAFAPVYSTASQTGKSGRSMPNILDDIIASVVENKIPASRSAKAGPKREAGEEARPERRKAVAAADEASRLHADIPHCWLYERRLLWLKDHRNPNNWKLFRECWRQGQPVLVSGVHKKLNSSLWKADSFNQEFADHQGDLLNCKDGVVSNSGIKEFWDGFEDLTKRPKSKDGDAMVYRLKDWPSGEEFMALMPSRYDDLMKNLPLPEYSDPEGNLNLASHLPTFFVRPDLGPRLCCAYGVAASQEQDFGTANLHLEVSDIVSVLVYVGVAKGNGVLSKTGVLKRLEEEDLDDNLKKRLKDSSETPGALWHIYASKDVDRIKEFLYKVAKEQGVEVSAEHDPIREPGWYLTRKLRQRLQEECGVQGWTVVQFLGDSILIPAGALHQVQNLHSCVQVINDFVSPEHVVHSFHLTQELRSSKEEMNYEDKLQVKNIFYHCVKDAVGTLKRCCAEELDETEENS from the exons GCATTCAGGCCTCTGGTGGGGAAAGCGGTGCTGGGCTCCATCGCGGCCGTGGAGTTCTTCGCCGACAGGCAGCTGGATTTCCTGACAGACGACGACGCCTATCAGCTCTATCAG GATGATGCAGACAGTTTGAATCCTGTTCTCAGGGACAATCCGCAGCTTCATGAAGAGGTGAAGGCCTGGGTTAAAGATCAAAAGGTTCAGGAAATTTTTATGCAAG GTCCATACTCGTTAAATGGCTATAGAGTACGAGTTTACAGGCAGGACTCTGCAACCCAGTGGTTCACGGGGATCATCACCCATCACGATCTGTTCAACCGCACTATGATTGTGATGAACGACCAG GTACTAGAACCTCAGAATGTCGACCCCTCTATGGTACAGATGACCTTTTTGGATGATGTTGTCCATTCCTTGCTGAAAGGTGAAAACATTGGCATTACATCCAGACGCAGGTCTCGCTCCAGCCAAAACAGCAACACTGCCCAT ACCGCGGGAGGGAGACCCACCGGCACCACAGCAAGCACTCAG GGTCACTACACTCGCGCACAGGCCAACAGCCCCCGGCCCGTCATGAGCTCGTCAGGGCCAGCTCCCAAGCAGGCGGCCCAGCAGCCGCCCTCGtcacaacagcagcagcagccggtgcaggcgcagccacagcagccagcgcagctgcagcagcagtcCCAGCTCCCCCAGCAGTCCCCGGGCCAGCAGCGGGGCTCCCGTTCTGGCCGTAGGAAGGGCTCCGACAGCAGCGTGCCGGACGACGACAAGCTGGACGGGGGAGGCAGAG ACTACTGCAAGAACAAGAGCAAACCAGCAGTGAATAAACGAAGGAAACCTGAGGAGGATGACAAGAAAGGCGGTCTGAAACGACTAAAGGCAGACAACGTCTCTGACTTCTCCGAGAGCAGTGACTCCGAGAACTCTAATAAGAGAGCCGTCGACTCTTCCTCTGAGCATGGCTCAGAGAGCGAGCTGAAAAGCAAGAGCACTTCAAAGGCTGCCCAAGAGGAGGAGAAATCCCAGGGTTCCAAGGGGGCTGAGGAGCTGGCTCTCATGGATCCCCTGTCTCCCTGGGAGAAAACGCGAGGAGATGAAAAAAGCAGCAGGTCTGAcgcacagccaggggccgaggGCGAGTGGCCAGCTCAGAGCTCCCTGGCACAGGCTCCCAAACTGCCCGCCTCCCTGGGGCAGAGCGGCAGCGCCTCGGAGACCCCGGGCTGCATCGTGGAGGCGAAAAGCACTGTGAGAACACTATCCAAGGAGCATTACGGCAGCCAAGTGCCACGCACACCCAAGTGTGTCATCGACATCACGGAGGAGGGCGGGGCGCCCCCGGGCTCACGGGAAGGCCCGGGGGCTGCGGCGAGTCCGCCGGCGCTCCAGAAATCCGAGCCGCACGTCTCCGAGCCCAGGCACCCGCCGTCGAAGCCCTCGGGCCCGGAAGGCAGGAAACCGGagagcggccagcagggggcgcgcGTCCTCGGCCACCTGGAGGTCATCCGGCCGGTGACGTCCGTCAGCGAGTCCGCCGCCGTGGCCGAGAGGGAGAAGGTGCAGCAGTATTCCTCCATTGTGCCGTGCGTTAAGAATGCCTGTATGGCCGAGGACGTCAAGAAGGCGCACAAGCCCAGCCCGTCACCCGAGGTCCACAAACCCAAGTGCAACCCCTCCCCCGACGTCGCCAAGTCGAAAACCCAGAGTGCCGTCGAGACGTCCAAGCCCAAGCCCAACACATCCCCCGAGGTGGCCAGGCACAAAGCGCGCCACCAGGACGGCCCTGCCCCCACAGCCGGCCGCCCCGCTTCCAAGGTCGACCTGGATGTCCCGCGCTCCAGCTTCAAGCCCGTCCCTATGCGTGGCAGCCAGGAGGCCACCAAGAGCCCCCTCATCATCGACAAGAACGAGCACTTCACCATCTACAGGGACCCGGCGCTGGTGCGGCCCGAGGCTGACCTCACCCACCTGGCCTTCGTGCCCCAGCACCTGCACCCGCTGCACGCCTCTTCCCACGGCACTTGCCTGGCGGCCGGCGCCCACCACCCCTCCCACCTGCTCTCCGGCGCCCCCATCGGCGCCCACCCCGCCGTGCACCACGCCCACCTGCTCCCAAGCGTACTCTCTGGGATGTCCCCGGCCTCCCTGCTGGGGGGGCACCCCCGCCTGGACTCCGGCCCTACGGCAAGCCTGGGTCACCTCGCTCTGGCCCATCACCACCCCCACCAACAGCAGCAGTTCCTGCAGCAGCAGCCGCCGCCCCCCCTGCTGCCTCAGGGCCCCTCTGGAGCGTCCTACAACCAGTTAGGCCTCTACCCCATCATCTGGCAGTACCCCAATGGCACCCACACCTACCCGGGCCTCAGCTTGCCTCCGTCCAAATGGGTGCACCCTGAAAACGCCGTCAGCTCCGAGGCCGGCTTGAGGAGG AACACGTCCAGCCCCTGGCTGCACCAGCACACCCCGGTGTCTTCGGCAGACGGCCTGGGGATGCTAAGCCACGTCCCCGTCCGTCCCGCCAGCGCTGACCCCCACCGGCCTGTCAAGATCAATGCGCACGCCAGCCCCCCTCTCCCCAAGATCGCCGGCGACCGCCACAAGGA GGAGCTGGAGAAGAAAGCTTTCGTCGAGTCCATACGGCCGATCGCCACGCTGCACCTGAAGCCGGACCCGGACCGCAGCCGGACCCCGACGAGCAAAGACGGCCAGCTGCAGCGCCTGTTCGCTGAGCCGCTTCCGGGACCGGGCAAAGTCCAGCGCTCCGGCCCGGACGCCGCCGACCGATCCAGCAAGTACAAAGAGGAGAACCGGCGCATCCTACAGGAGAGCATCGAGGTGGCGCCCTTCACGGCCAAGATCCGCTCCGGCGAGCCCGAGCGTGACACCTATCCCCGCGTCCCGACCCTGCCGCAGCCCCCGACCTCCAAGGGCCACACTGTTCAGCCAGAGAAGGAGGCGGAGCTTGCGGCAGCCGAGCTCTACAAGTTCAAGCACGGCACGCCGCAGTCGGCACCCCCTAGCACATACTTCACCACCCTGTCCAACAGCGTGGTCAACGAGCCACCCCGGCTGTACCCCTCAAAGGAGATGAACCCCTACTTTGAGAAGGCGGCTGGGAGGGACCTGGCTGGGAGGGACCTGGCTGGGAGGGACCTGGCTGGGAGGGACCTGGCTGGGAGGGACCTGGCTGGGAGGGACCTGGCTGGGAGAGACCTGGCTGGGAGGGACCTGGCTGGGAGGGACCTGTCCACCTCTGGGGCTTTCAACAGTAAGTCTTTGTCAAAACCTCCACCGCTGATCAAGCACCAGCCTGAGGGTGAGGGCCTGGCAGGCAAGATCACAGAGCAGCTCTCCCAACAGGTGGCATTGCACCCCCTCAGCACCCCCACCAGCGAGAGGAGGAGCCCCGCTGTCCCGTCGTCCAACCCTCTGCGGTGCATGCCAGCGCTACACCGGGCTCCCGTCTTCCACCCTCCCACCCAGCAGACCGTGGAGCGCAAGGAACCCGGCTACGGCCGGCTGTCCCCGCCCACACTTACCCCCATCCAGCCCGTCAGCTCTGCGGGGAAGCTGTCGGAGCAGCAGAAGCCCCCGACGCTGCTGCCTGAGATGCGCGATGTCGCTGCCGCCTGCAAGGGCGCCTCTGACACGGTGTCGGCAGAGGCCTGGAAAGCCAGCGACCCTCAAGGCCACGAGAAGCCCGGCTGGCACCCGGACAAGGGCGCCGTGAAGCCAGTGGCCGCCACCGCCTCCGTCATTGTGCGCCCGGCATCGTGCATAAAGTACGACGGCTCGCCGCTTCCGAAGGCCAAGGAGCGACCGTATGCAGGCAAGAGCCAGGCGGACTGTGTGATCCTGGCTGAGTGCAGGGAGCCTGGGAGGGTCATTTTGCCAAACACAAACCTAGAGGACTCGCAGTTCAAGAAGAACTTCCTGAGGCCGCCACAAGGGGGCTTTTCTGGCTGTGCCGCAACTGCCGCAAGTCCTGCGTGCAGTGCCAGGGCCGACACTGCGGCCTCTGGGACCACAGCGGCCAGCATCCCGGGCCGAGTCGCGCTGGACGCACCATCCTCCATTCCCACTGCGACCGGAGCCAGAACGGATTTTACGGGCCCCAAAGGGCCAGAGCAGGAGGGCTGGTCTGGCAGCAGCGCTGTGGCACCCCCTCCCAGCACAGGAAGCACTACACAGGCCGGAGCGGGTCAAGCCTACCCCGGAAACTTCGTCCACCTGAAGAAGCACAAGGCGGCGCTGGCTGCAGCCCAGTCCAGGAGCAGCGGCGCCACTGAGGGCGAGCCCACCAGCACCAAGCCCCTCCCATGCCCAGCTCCCATTCCACAGGACAGCATCCCGGCCGGCAGCACACCAAGCATAGCGAGCCCCCTGACCAACGGGCAGCCCGCCCAGCTGAGCCAGCCGAACTACCACAAGTTGAAGAAAGCTTGGCTCACCCGGCACTCGGAGGAGGACCGCAACACTAACAAGGTGGAgaagacagggggcgccaccgcGGCGGAGATGATCAAACCCTGCACAGTCAGCCTGGTTGCCTCCACGTCTGGCGACGTGGACGTCGACAAGGAGGGCAAAGGGCAAGATGAACGAAGCATGCAGGAGGACCGGAGGACGCGGCGTGGCAGCAAGAGGGCTTACGAGTCGGCCTCTGAGAGCGCAGATGACTCGGACGAGAGCGAGAGCAAGTCGGAGCAGAGGGCCAAGCGTCAGCCCAAGCCCACATACAAGAAGAAGCAGAACGACCTGCAGAAGCGGAAGGGCGACAATGAGGAGGAAGAGGTGAAACCCAACGGCGTCTTCAGGAGCGCCAGGGAGAAGACCAAGCTCAAGCTGGCCAGCAGCA ATGGGATCCCCCGCTCGGTGCTCAAGGATTGGAGGAAGGTGAAGAAGTTGAAGCAGACCGGGGAGTCCTTCCTGCAGGACGACTCGTGCTCCGAGATCGGGCCCAACCTGCAGAAGTGCCGCGAGTGCCGGGTGGTCCGCAGCAAGAAGGGCGAGGAGCCGTCCCACTCCCCTGTCTTCTGCCGGTTCTACTACTTCCGCCG CCTCTCGTACAGCAAGAATGGTGTGATAAGGATAGATGGCTTTTCCTCGCCGGATCAGTATGACGAGGAGGCCGTGAGCCTGTGGGCCCCAGACATGTACGAGGACAACGAGCTGGACCTGGAGACCTCTAAGTACATCCTCAGCTACATTGGGGACAAATTCTGTCAGCTGGTCATGACAGAGAACACCGCAGCCACGTGGATCAAAAAGGACG CCAAGATCGCCTGGAAGAGAGCGGTGAGAGGCGTGCGGGAGATGTGCGACGCCTGCGAAGCCACGCTGTTTAACATCCACTGGGTCTGCCAGAAATGCGGATTTGTGGTCTGCCTGGATTGCTACAGGGCGAGGGAGAGAAAGAGCTCCAAAG ACAAAGAGCTGTACGCCTGGCTGAAGTGTGTCAAGGGGCAGCCGCACGACCACAAGCACCTGATGCCAACGCAGATCATCCCGGGAACAG TGCTGACCGACCTGGTGAATGCTATGCACACCCTTCGAGAGAAGTACAGCATCAAGGCGCACTGTGCCTGCGTGGCCAAGCAGAGCTCTCTACTGGCCAAGCTGCCATCCACCAACGGTGTCTCGCAG GTGCTGCAGAACGTGCTGAACCATAGCAACAAGATCTCTCTGTGTAAGCCTGACATCCAGCAGCAGGGCGCCCCCCAGAGGGTGGAGGCCAACGGCAGTGGAGGCAGCCCTGGCAGCGAGTGCGGTGCGGACAGCAAGCTGAGCCCACCCGAGTCGCAATCCCCCCTGCACTTCCTGGCCGACCTGGCTGAGCAGAAGTCCCGCGAGGAGAAGaagg AAAACAAAGAGTCGCCCTTGGGGAAGGCGGTcaaggaggagaaggagcaTTGTGAGGGTCTGGTGACCAACAGCACGGAGCAGGGCTCCACGCTGCGGGACCTGCTCACCACCACTGCCGGCAAGCTGCGGCTGGGCTCCACGGATGCCGGCATCGCCTTCGCCCCCGTCTACTCCACCGCGTCGCAG ACCGGCAAGAGCGGACGCAGCATGCCCAACATCCTAGACGACATCATCGCCTCGGTGGTGGAAAACAAGATCCCGGCCAGCAGGAGCGCCAAAGCGGGCCCCAAGCGCGAGGCGGGCGAGGAGGCGCGGCCAGAGCGGAGGAAGGCCGTCGCCGCCGCCGATGAGGCCTCCAGGCTGCACGCCGACATCCCGCACTGCTGGTTGTACGAGCGCCGGCTGCTCTGGCTCAAGGATCACCGCAACCCCAACAACTGGAAGCTCTTCAGGGAGTGCTGGAGACAGGGCCAG CCCGTGCTGGTGTCGGGGGTGCATAAGAAGCTGAACAGCAGTCTATGGAAGGCGGATTCCTTCAACCAGGAATTCGCCGACCACCAAGGAGACCTTTTAAACTGCAAGGATGGTGTGGTTTCCAACTCCGGCATCAAGGAATTCTGGGATGGCTTCGAGGACCTGACGA AGCGGCCGAAGTCCAAGGACGGGGACGCCATGGTGTACCGGCTGAAGGACTGGCCGTCGGGTGAGGAGTTCATGGCCCTCATGCCTTCCAG GTACGACGACCTAATGAAGAACCTCCCCCTTCCGGAATACTCTGACCCCGAAGGGAACCTCAACCTGGCTTCCCATCTGCCGACATTTTTTGTGCGGCCTGACCTGGGCCCGCGGCTCTGCTGTGCATATG GGGTGGCTGCGTCCCAAGAGCAGGACTTCGGAACGGCCAACCTCCACCTGGAGGTCTCCGACATCGTCAGCGTCCTCGTTTACGTTGGTGTGGCCAAAGGAAACGGAGTCCTCTCAAAAACAG GCGTGTTGAAGAGACTGGAGGAAGAGGATCTGGATGACAATTTGAAGAAGAGATTGAAAGACTCCAGTGAGACACCGGGAGCCTTATGGCACATCTACGCTAGCAAAGACGTGGACAGAATTAAAGAGTTCCTGTACAAG GTCGCCAAGGAGCAGGGCGTGGAGGTGTCCGCCGAGCACGACCCGATCCGCGAGCCTGGCTGGTACCTGACCCGGAAGCTACGGCAGCGGCTGCAGGAGGAGTGCGGGGTGCAGGGCTGGACGGTGGTGCAGTTCCTGGGGGACTCCATCCTCATCCCCGCGGGGGCGCTGCACCAG GTGCAGAACCTTCACAGTTGTGTCCAGGTGATTAATGACTTTGTATCTCCGGAACATGTGGTGCACTCATTTCATTTAACACAGGAACTGAGATCCTCCAAAGAAGAAATGAACTATGAAGATAAGCTACAG GTCAAGAACATCTTTTATCACTGTGTGAAAGATGCCGTGGGAACATTGAAGCGGTGCTGTGCTGAGGAGCTGGACGAAACAGAGGAGAACTCGTGA